The following are encoded together in the Mesoterricola sediminis genome:
- a CDS encoding alanyl-tRNA editing protein, whose amino-acid sequence MSQLSAYERDPYLRALDARVLDAGDDGQPFVVLDDTVLYPEGGGQPADRGTVGGVAVLDVQKRDGAIRHRLAAPLRPGPARVELDWARRWDHMQQHTGQHLLTALADTRFGWATTAFHLGPEVCDIELDVPGLAPAQLEALEEAVAAEIRAARPVRARRVAPEAVAGLGVRSRGLPEGFTGEVRLVEIEGLDLNTCGGTHVACTAELEALKLLGTEALRGGTRLFFVVGGRLRRRLEAHERRNAGLRALLGAPDAGLGEAVETKLEQLRQAERKAKALEEELADRVVESLAAREGRLVEHHFEGRDGGFLQKTARRLMELAPAKGVFLTATAGGQHAFVLAAGPGAGLDIAALGRDLAPLLEGRGGGAAGFFQGKAGSLARRAEAVALLNR is encoded by the coding sequence ATGAGCCAGCTGTCCGCCTACGAACGGGACCCCTACCTCCGCGCCCTCGACGCCCGCGTCCTCGACGCGGGGGACGACGGCCAGCCCTTCGTCGTGCTGGACGACACCGTCCTCTACCCGGAGGGCGGAGGCCAGCCCGCGGACCGGGGCACCGTCGGCGGGGTGGCGGTCCTGGACGTGCAGAAGCGGGACGGGGCGATCCGCCACCGCCTGGCCGCGCCCCTGCGGCCGGGCCCCGCGCGGGTCGAGCTGGACTGGGCCCGGCGCTGGGACCACATGCAGCAGCACACCGGCCAGCACCTGCTCACGGCCCTCGCGGACACGCGGTTCGGCTGGGCCACGACGGCCTTCCACCTGGGTCCCGAGGTGTGCGACATCGAACTGGACGTGCCGGGCCTCGCCCCGGCCCAGCTGGAGGCGCTCGAGGAGGCCGTCGCCGCGGAGATCCGGGCCGCGCGGCCCGTGCGGGCCCGGCGGGTGGCGCCGGAGGCGGTGGCCGGTCTGGGCGTGCGCAGCCGGGGCCTGCCGGAGGGGTTCACGGGCGAGGTGCGCCTCGTGGAGATCGAGGGCCTGGACCTCAACACCTGCGGGGGCACGCACGTGGCCTGCACCGCCGAGCTGGAGGCCCTCAAGCTCCTGGGCACCGAGGCGCTCCGGGGCGGCACCCGGCTGTTCTTCGTGGTGGGAGGCCGGCTCCGCCGCCGCCTGGAGGCCCATGAGCGCCGCAACGCCGGCCTCCGGGCCCTCCTGGGCGCCCCGGACGCGGGGCTGGGGGAGGCCGTGGAGACGAAACTGGAGCAGCTGCGTCAGGCCGAACGCAAGGCCAAGGCCCTGGAGGAGGAACTGGCGGACCGCGTGGTGGAAAGCCTGGCTGCCCGGGAAGGGCGCCTGGTCGAGCACCACTTCGAGGGCCGGGACGGGGGCTTCCTCCAGAAGACCGCCCGCCGCCTGATGGAGCTGGCCCCCGCCAAGGGGGTGTTCCTCACCGCCACGGCGGGGGGCCAGCATGCCTTCGTCCTGGCGGCGGGACCCGGCGCGGGCCTGGACATCGCCGCCCTGGGCCGGGACCTGGCGCCCCTGCTGGAAGGGCGGGGCGGGGGGGCCGCGGGCTTCTTCCAGGGCAAGGCGGGCAGCCTCGCCCGGCGCGCCGAGGCCGTGGCGCTGCTGAACCGCTGA
- a CDS encoding SDR family NAD(P)-dependent oxidoreductase, whose amino-acid sequence MSLKGRIALVTGASRGIGAAAARELARRGAAVAVNYANNAEAAAAVVRDIEAAGGKAVAIQADVRDAAQVEALFARAEAALGPVDTLVLNANMSFPMAPFTEMPWEGFQQKLLGELASAFHPCKAAVPGMIRRGGGCIVAVSSGLSRHPGEGFAAHTTAKSGLDGFAKALALELGPHGIRVNVVAPGLTETDATRFMPGDLKAMAARHVPLRRNGTPEDIAGIIAAVVSDGCGYLTGAYIPAGGGGLML is encoded by the coding sequence ATGTCGCTGAAGGGCAGGATCGCGCTCGTGACGGGGGCTTCGCGGGGCATCGGCGCCGCCGCGGCCCGGGAACTCGCCCGCCGGGGCGCGGCGGTCGCCGTGAACTACGCGAACAACGCGGAGGCGGCCGCGGCCGTCGTCCGGGACATCGAGGCCGCGGGCGGCAAGGCCGTCGCCATCCAGGCCGACGTGAGGGACGCCGCGCAGGTGGAGGCGCTCTTCGCGCGGGCCGAGGCGGCCCTGGGCCCCGTGGACACCCTGGTCCTCAACGCCAACATGAGCTTCCCGATGGCGCCCTTCACCGAGATGCCCTGGGAGGGCTTCCAGCAGAAGCTCCTCGGGGAGCTGGCCTCGGCCTTCCACCCCTGCAAGGCGGCCGTCCCCGGCATGATCCGCCGGGGCGGCGGCTGCATCGTGGCGGTCAGCAGCGGCCTCTCCCGGCACCCCGGCGAGGGCTTCGCGGCCCACACCACCGCCAAGTCGGGCCTGGACGGGTTCGCCAAGGCCCTGGCCCTCGAGCTGGGCCCCCACGGCATCCGCGTGAACGTCGTCGCCCCCGGGCTCACGGAGACCGACGCGACCCGCTTCATGCCCGGCGACCTCAAGGCCATGGCCGCGCGGCACGTGCCCCTGCGCCGCAACGGCACCCCCGAGGACATCGCCGGCATCATCGCCGCCGTGGTCTCCGACGGGTGCGGCTACCTCACCGGCGCCTACATCCCCGCGGGCGGCGGCGGGCTGATGCTCTGA
- the acnB gene encoding bifunctional aconitate hydratase 2/2-methylisocitrate dehydratase, with the protein MLAAYRQHVAERAALGIPPLPLTPEQTQALTALLLQPPAGEGPFLVDLLTNRVPAGVDDAAAVKADFLARLAWGELQSPLLTREKATELLGTMLGGFNIKPLIALLEDPTVGALAAEGLKGTLLIFDDFDGVKAKADAGNAHARAVLASWAEAEWFTSRPEVPAELSVTVFKVPGETNTDDLSPAPDAWSRPDIPLHALAMLKNPRPGISPDEPGKVGPIQLLRTLMDQGRPVAYVGDVVGTGSSRKSATNSVLWWTGQDVPFVPNKRFGGVCLGGKIAPIFYNTMEDSGALPLELDVSAMETGDVVELRPYEGKALKDGQVIATFKVKSEVLFDEVRAGGRIPLIIGRALTSKARKALGLPPSTVFRANAEPPASAKGFTLAQKMVGRACGLPEGQGVRPGAYCEPRMTTVGSQDTTGPMTRDELKDLACLKFSADMVMQSFCHTAAYPKPVDIKVHHTLPPFITNRGGVSLRPGDGIIHSWMNRFLLPDTVGTGGDSHTRFPIGISFPAGSGLVAFAAATGVMPLDMPESVLVRFTGEMQPGITLRDLVNAIPYQALQMGLLTVEKKGKKNVFSGRILEIEGLPRLKVEQAFELTDASAERSAAGCTVRLDPEPILEYMRSNVTLMKWMIANGYDDRSTLERRIQAMEAWMAEPRLLAPDPDAEYAAVLEIDMSAIKEPLLACPNDPDDIKPLSAVAGDRIDEVFIGSCMTNIGHFRAAGRVLDAQTDLPTRLWVAPPTRMDELILKEEGYYGILGRAGARMETPGCSLCMGNQAQVRKGSTAISTSTRNFPNRLGIDTRVYLGSAELSAVCALLGRIPSPEEYQAQVAAVNAKAGDIYRYMNFDQIATFKAVADEVNV; encoded by the coding sequence ATGCTCGCCGCCTATCGCCAACACGTCGCCGAACGCGCCGCCCTCGGCATCCCTCCCCTGCCCCTGACCCCCGAGCAGACCCAGGCCCTGACCGCGCTCCTGCTGCAGCCCCCCGCGGGCGAAGGCCCCTTCCTGGTGGACCTGCTCACGAACCGCGTGCCCGCCGGCGTGGACGACGCCGCGGCCGTGAAGGCGGATTTCCTGGCCCGCCTGGCCTGGGGCGAGCTCCAGAGCCCGCTCCTGACCCGCGAGAAGGCGACCGAGCTTCTGGGCACCATGCTGGGCGGGTTCAACATCAAGCCGCTCATCGCCCTCCTGGAGGATCCCACGGTCGGCGCCCTCGCCGCCGAAGGCCTCAAGGGCACCCTGCTCATCTTCGACGACTTCGACGGGGTGAAGGCCAAGGCCGACGCGGGCAACGCCCATGCCCGGGCCGTGCTGGCCTCCTGGGCCGAGGCCGAGTGGTTCACCTCCCGGCCGGAAGTTCCGGCCGAGCTGTCCGTGACCGTGTTCAAGGTCCCGGGCGAGACCAACACCGACGACCTCTCCCCGGCCCCCGACGCCTGGAGCCGCCCGGACATCCCCCTCCACGCCCTCGCCATGCTGAAGAACCCGCGGCCGGGCATCTCCCCGGACGAACCCGGCAAGGTGGGCCCCATCCAGCTCCTCCGCACGCTCATGGACCAGGGCCGCCCGGTGGCCTATGTGGGCGACGTGGTGGGCACGGGCTCCAGCCGCAAGTCCGCCACCAACTCCGTGCTGTGGTGGACGGGCCAGGACGTGCCCTTCGTCCCCAACAAGCGCTTCGGCGGCGTCTGCCTCGGCGGCAAGATCGCCCCCATCTTCTACAACACCATGGAGGACAGCGGCGCCCTGCCCCTGGAGCTGGACGTCTCGGCCATGGAGACCGGCGACGTCGTCGAGCTGCGGCCCTACGAGGGCAAGGCCCTGAAGGACGGCCAGGTCATCGCCACCTTCAAGGTCAAGTCCGAGGTGCTCTTCGACGAGGTGCGCGCCGGCGGCCGCATCCCCCTCATCATCGGCCGCGCCCTCACCTCCAAGGCCCGCAAGGCCCTGGGCCTGCCGCCCTCCACCGTCTTCCGCGCCAACGCCGAGCCCCCCGCGTCCGCCAAGGGCTTCACCCTCGCCCAGAAGATGGTGGGCCGCGCCTGCGGCCTCCCCGAGGGCCAGGGCGTGCGCCCCGGCGCCTACTGCGAGCCCCGCATGACGACGGTGGGCAGCCAGGACACCACGGGCCCCATGACCCGCGACGAGCTGAAGGACCTGGCCTGCCTCAAGTTCTCCGCCGACATGGTCATGCAGAGCTTCTGCCACACGGCGGCCTATCCCAAGCCGGTGGACATCAAGGTCCACCACACCCTGCCCCCCTTCATCACCAACCGGGGCGGCGTGTCCCTCCGGCCCGGCGACGGCATCATCCACAGCTGGATGAACCGCTTCCTCCTGCCCGACACGGTCGGCACCGGCGGCGACAGCCACACCCGGTTCCCCATCGGCATCTCCTTCCCAGCCGGTTCCGGCCTGGTGGCCTTCGCCGCCGCCACGGGCGTGATGCCCCTGGACATGCCCGAGAGCGTCCTGGTGCGCTTCACCGGCGAGATGCAGCCCGGCATCACCCTCCGCGACCTGGTCAACGCGATCCCCTACCAGGCCCTCCAGATGGGCCTCCTCACGGTGGAGAAGAAGGGCAAGAAGAACGTCTTCAGCGGCCGGATCCTCGAGATCGAGGGGCTGCCCAGGCTGAAGGTGGAACAGGCCTTCGAACTCACCGACGCCTCCGCCGAGCGCAGCGCCGCGGGCTGCACCGTGCGCCTGGACCCCGAGCCCATCCTCGAGTACATGCGGTCCAACGTGACCCTGATGAAGTGGATGATCGCCAACGGGTACGACGACCGGTCCACCCTCGAGCGGCGCATCCAGGCCATGGAGGCCTGGATGGCCGAACCGCGGCTCCTGGCCCCCGATCCGGACGCGGAGTACGCGGCCGTCCTTGAGATCGACATGTCCGCCATCAAGGAGCCCCTGCTGGCCTGCCCCAACGACCCCGACGACATCAAGCCCCTGTCGGCGGTGGCCGGGGACCGCATCGACGAGGTCTTCATCGGTTCCTGCATGACCAACATCGGCCACTTCCGCGCCGCCGGCCGCGTCCTCGACGCCCAGACCGACCTGCCCACCCGCCTCTGGGTGGCCCCGCCCACCCGAATGGACGAGCTGATCCTCAAGGAGGAGGGCTATTACGGGATCCTGGGCCGCGCCGGCGCCCGCATGGAAACCCCCGGCTGCTCCCTGTGCATGGGCAACCAGGCGCAGGTGCGCAAGGGCTCCACGGCCATCTCGACCTCCACCCGCAACTTCCCCAACCGCCTGGGCATCGACACGCGGGTCTACCTGGGCTCCGCGGAACTGAGCGCGGTCTGCGCCCTCCTGGGCCGCATCCCCAGCCCGGAGGAGTACCAGGCCCAGGTGGCCGCCGTGAACGCCAAGGCCGGGGACATCTACCGGTACATGAACTTCGATCAGATCGCCACCTTCAAGGCGGTGGCCGACGAGGTGAACGTCTGA
- a CDS encoding sensor histidine kinase yields the protein MRQEMIIPSLRQRLTDRASVGLLLLVGGMFCLFRVMLGPSHLSAAELVTPFLMLFAQLVLAPIPWQWTGDDAPMASVGRGFLQSLVFGLLWVGLLVTLLHLLSMERPPDVGPPPGLDLPPPGGPHGPGPGGRPFPALGLGVLNLAASIIFGWLFAGREATRLRELRTAGLLRQARSQALQGQLEPHVLYNALNSLSELVHEDPAAAEEMIARLADLYRMLTRHGEVELLPLAKERQLVEAYLAMESMRLGPRLRVRWAWPAWADDLRLPPLLLQPLAENAIKHGISPCDTGGELELGVVREGARVALFAANTGLPLAPGAKEGVGLGNLRERLELRRELDASLTLGQEGDRTVARVSMKEKP from the coding sequence ATGCGGCAGGAAATGATCATCCCCTCCCTCCGGCAGCGGCTCACGGACCGCGCCAGCGTGGGCCTGCTCCTGCTGGTCGGCGGCATGTTCTGCCTTTTCCGCGTGATGCTCGGCCCCAGCCACCTGAGCGCGGCCGAGCTGGTGACCCCCTTCCTCATGCTCTTCGCCCAGCTGGTCCTGGCGCCGATCCCCTGGCAGTGGACCGGGGACGACGCGCCCATGGCGTCGGTGGGCCGCGGGTTCCTCCAATCCCTGGTCTTCGGCCTCCTGTGGGTGGGCCTCCTGGTGACCCTCCTCCATCTGCTGTCCATGGAACGCCCCCCCGACGTCGGGCCGCCCCCGGGCCTGGACCTGCCGCCGCCAGGCGGCCCCCATGGCCCCGGCCCGGGGGGCCGGCCCTTCCCCGCCCTCGGGCTGGGCGTCCTCAACCTGGCCGCGAGCATCATCTTTGGCTGGCTGTTCGCGGGCCGGGAGGCCACCCGCCTGCGGGAGCTGCGCACGGCCGGCCTGCTGCGCCAGGCCCGGTCCCAGGCCCTCCAGGGCCAGCTGGAGCCCCACGTCCTCTACAACGCCCTCAACAGCCTCTCGGAGCTGGTCCACGAGGATCCCGCCGCCGCCGAAGAGATGATCGCGCGTCTCGCGGATCTCTACCGCATGCTGACCCGCCACGGGGAGGTGGAGCTCCTGCCCTTGGCCAAGGAGCGCCAGCTGGTGGAGGCCTACCTGGCCATGGAGTCCATGCGCCTGGGTCCGCGCCTCCGCGTCCGGTGGGCGTGGCCGGCCTGGGCCGACGACCTCCGGCTGCCGCCCCTCCTCCTCCAGCCCCTGGCGGAGAACGCCATCAAGCACGGCATCAGCCCCTGCGACACGGGCGGCGAGCTCGAGCTGGGGGTGGTGCGGGAGGGTGCCCGGGTCGCGCTCTTCGCGGCCAACACCGGCCTCCCCCTGGCCCCGGGCGCCAAGGAGGGCGTGGGCCTGGGCAACCTCCGGGAGCGCCTGGAGCTCCGGCGCGAACTCGACGCCAGCCTGACCCTGGGCCAGGAGGGGGACCGCACCGTGGCCCGCGTGTCCATGAAGGAGAAGCCATGA
- a CDS encoding lysine exporter LysO family protein yields MNVLALLLLLAGGALAGWLLRRYPKALAFNRIATRTAIAALLAVMGFRLARSRDLFARDPGVLAWAVGSALLLVIVFFLAQLAFGRLTRHRAAAVAEAGATPGCLHEVTAVALNVGWIALGWGACALLPGRISATLPVETLADLVLRFLAVVIGFDLGAELERLHLRELPPALLLMPFVNILGSLACGAAFALMRGMPVREGLLLYAGLGWYSLSSVLIAQKGLLVFAALAFIHNVFRELFAILTAPLAARISPYLPIHIGGATSMDVMLPFVQRHAGRTYTLVSFYSGMVCSLAVIPLVKLLLG; encoded by the coding sequence ATGAACGTGCTCGCCCTGCTCCTGCTCCTGGCGGGGGGTGCGCTGGCGGGGTGGCTGCTGCGCCGGTACCCGAAGGCCCTGGCCTTCAACCGGATCGCCACGCGCACCGCCATCGCCGCCCTCCTGGCCGTCATGGGCTTCCGCCTGGCCCGGAGCCGGGACCTCTTCGCCCGGGACCCCGGCGTCCTGGCCTGGGCGGTCGGCAGCGCCCTGCTGCTCGTCATCGTCTTCTTCCTGGCCCAGCTCGCCTTCGGCCGGCTCACCCGCCACCGGGCCGCCGCGGTCGCCGAGGCCGGGGCGACCCCGGGGTGCCTGCACGAGGTGACGGCCGTCGCCCTCAACGTGGGCTGGATCGCCCTGGGCTGGGGCGCCTGCGCCCTCCTGCCCGGGCGGATCTCGGCCACGCTGCCGGTGGAGACCCTGGCGGACCTGGTCCTCCGCTTCCTGGCGGTGGTCATCGGCTTCGACCTCGGCGCGGAACTGGAGCGCCTCCACCTGCGGGAGCTCCCCCCCGCCCTCCTCCTGATGCCCTTCGTGAACATCCTGGGCAGCCTGGCCTGCGGCGCCGCCTTCGCCCTGATGCGCGGCATGCCGGTGCGGGAGGGCCTCCTCCTCTACGCGGGCCTGGGCTGGTACTCCCTGTCCTCGGTGCTCATCGCCCAGAAGGGGCTCCTCGTCTTCGCCGCCCTCGCCTTCATCCACAACGTCTTCCGCGAGCTGTTCGCCATCCTCACGGCGCCGCTGGCGGCCCGGATCTCCCCCTACCTCCCCATCCACATCGGCGGGGCCACCTCCATGGACGTGATGCTGCCCTTCGTGCAGCGCCACGCCGGCCGCACCTACACCCTGGTGTCCTTCTACTCGGGCATGGTGTGCAGCCTGGCGGTGATCCCCCTCGTCAAGCTGCTCCTGGGATAG